The Cannabis sativa cultivar Pink pepper isolate KNU-18-1 chromosome 8, ASM2916894v1, whole genome shotgun sequence genomic interval AATATCTGTCATCATGTGTTTTTGGTTGTTTGAAATTAATACTGTATAATTAGAGGAAAAAATCCTGCCTATCTGTACTGCATAGTTTTATTTCCCGGGAACAGATGATATAGCACTTCTTTTGACAAGTTTCGGCTTCATTAATTTCATCTGTCACAAGCTTTTGGAATACGTGACACAAAATTGTTTTTGATGTAATCCAGGTTAGAATTGAAACAGATCCAGCTGATAGGACTCAGTTGCGTATGACACTTGCCTCAGGAGACCCTGCACTGACATTCGAGTATGTATAAGTGTTGTCGATCACTGACACACTTTCTATTTAGCaatcttgtaaaaaaaaaaatctgaccttttTCCTCTGCAGGTTGAAGGAGTTTATCAAGGAACAATTAGTAAACATACCAATAGCTCAGCGTGCACCTTCTCCTCAAGTGCCACCAACACCTCAAGTGGCTCAACCGGCCAGTCCAGTTGCAGCATTATCGGATCCTGGGGCCATGCTTGCTGGCTTGCTGTGATGAAGAAGAATGCAACGACATCTGTGTGAGAATTTGTTCAATATACACttgcaaaaaagaaaaaaaaaaacctgatTTATACAAACTTCCCAGCCATTATATTCACCCCCCTCGAGTTGAGAGGTCGAGTTAAAGATGATGATGCTTGCTGCAAGGGCTGGCGGGAAAAACAAAATCGAGGGTGAGCTAATTAAGTTGTGGTTGGTCGGTTATCGGCTTTGTGTTGTGAGTAGGGATTTTTGAGGGGTTGGTGGGGGTTTTGGAGATTCTTTTTCTGCACATTGCAGTTGTGCCTAAGTAAGATAGTTTTTTCATTCTCATTTTCCTTTTTcgcctttttttttattttctttttccaagGGTAAGTGAgggtttttgtttttctttctttttaatcAATCTTTCCCAAGTTAGTGAATTGCTTTCTGTAATACGATATTTGACAGCGTGTAAGATACCGCATCAAGTAGTCTAGTTGTAAaagtattgattttttttttttttttgttaaattataAAACTCCTAGTAAATAAGGTAGGTAAAAATAATTGTTTGAGGGGAAAAAAAGCTACTACCATATATAGACTTATACCATTCATATTCAtgttttgaattaattattgcAATGTTTGGTTTAATAAACTGATTTGGTGTAAGAATATAATGGAATAGGACCGTGTGCTCAAAATATCCATGATTCtttaatttaaaagaaaatagtaaaatatatattttttttcagttttttactATATTTTCATTAGAATATATCaatattatattacttctataaTGGAGTATATTTTATATGTAATCATTATTACAGTAATAAATACTCAACGTAATCATCATCATATTACATTAGTTTTCATTAAGGTAAAGGGAACATTACAGTACAGCTCAACAATTTGGTCACAAACCTCATTTTGGGGCCTTAACTTTCTTTCTTTAAATATAAACAGTAATTCTTAAGCATATTAGGAATTGAGGTACATACAATTAACTCAACTCTTAGGCTAACCCTTGCACCATTTTAAAGTAAACTCTTATTCTTATcatattaaaaaagaaagacCAGTTGGTTTTGTTCCCTAGGCAATATTGTGAGTTTCTATGAATTGAAGAGCTTCACCAGTATGCAATTTCTCGGATAATCTGAGACTCCTGTACTCTTCATAAATGAAAGGTTTATAGAGACAAGGATGTTCATCATCTACAAGCTCTTGAGGAATTTCCACTGTTCCATTTTTGGGTCCCAAAAgaaatgaagctattgatactCTAATTGATGCTTCTTTGCATTGTACTCTATGTTTCACATTGCAGAATCTCCCATTGCTCCATGCCTTAGCAACATCACCAAGATTGAGTAATAGAGTTCCTGGGCATGGCTCAATAGGCACAAAATCACCATTTTTGTTCATGATCTCAAGTCCACTAACATTTTCATCTTCTTGTAGAACAGTCAAGAAACCAGAATCTGTGTGTAATTGAACCCCAGAAGATCCCACTGATTCAGGGCTGAAATTGTACTTGTTTATTCTGAATTGGCAAACCCATTCCTTAAGtggatcaattttttttacaccAAGGCTCTTTGCTAATTTTCTTCCCATGTCCATGGCCATCTCATGTACTCCTTTAGCATACTTTTCAATTACATCtctgataaaataaataataataatgatgagaTTTATTGAACCATACAGTGACTGACTAAGTACTAAATCTAAGATCTAAATTGTATATTAAGTGAGATTCAAAGTTGGGATAAGATATGATACTTATCATACCAATTCAGTTAAATATGATTTGCAACTAATAATGCAATTGCATAGTATTAAAAACTTTGAGATGATTTTATGACATCCGATccttatacatatacatatcaAATGTAAGAgaaataaattatgtttttatgcccattttcttttctttttattgttaacaataaatcattaattttattttccttaTATTTTTAGTCCTATCATAACAACAAGAACTGGTGTATGTGTGGGCATGTTAATGCTCTTAGTCACATATaattttgttcttctttctcaatGAACACATATaaactttaattatataataaagagaatgaaagaaaaaaaaaacctttgaTAAGATGAGGCATCCAATTGGTCAAAAAATGAATTAAGGGCCTCTAGTGAACCAAAATCATAGAGGCCTAAACCCTCATAAAGAGGATTCATTAGAGACGGCGCCATGTAACCGCTTCCGGTTACGACGTCAGTGTTTCTCTGCTTAATCTCTTCGGGGAGATCAAGCAGAGAACGAACAACAGTCTTCATTTCAGACATTAGAGGTGTGGGAATTCCATGGTTGATGATCCTGAAACAACCCCATTCCTCACAAGCTTCCCTCAGTTTCTGGTAAGCTTTTTCTGAATCTAATAAGTCTTCAAACTCTCTCATATCAATCACTGGAATATTACTCTTACTATTATCACTCTCTTCCATTACAATATTAATCACTTCATCATTattctccattttttttttaatttcctttGTATAGAGACACtagtatttatatatgtgtgtgtgggaaaatagcatgaaaataatgtataaaataaatatgtaatttatttatttatttatattaaataaatatgaaaattaaaaatttatatcagTATTctctgtattttatttaatgtatttaaaaactaataatatctttatatataaaatgtaattACTTAACAATTTTTGTTGGTTTgaaagaatatttaaatatttaatgtacCATCGGATATACTGATATatctttatctattttagtatctgaaatatttttttagtcaaattttttctcatgatcatgtaaattatagttatttaaaatatcctgtaaaattttaagaaatttagagaAGTTTAACACGCTAAAAATTACGTTCAAACAGtttgttgcacgcgtgactattttattttatacacgtgtaaaatagattgtttgaacattattttatattgtaagttattccgaattttttaaaattttgtaagatatcttaaatagctataacatacataaatatgaagaaaaaaatttagactaaattttttttctggaTACCGAAATAAATAGAAGATGCAACAGTGCATCTCTTTTAATTTGatacattgtagaatcaccctatattttatatacatttaCGTTTCACTTTTtggattatttttaataaatatactacCATATCATTCAATtcagggtaaatattattttagactttgtgttttgtaaaagttattaattggaccctctattttataaaatgacaaaatggactattttctaaaattgtacaaataggatcctaaactgattttttgtcaaaataaaacttaataataatccgatttagagatgttatgacaaaactgatcATATTTTATGTATCTGTTTGTATTAGAAATTATcttaaagtttgttattttaaaaaataaaattattaaaaattgagttcagagtcttatttttatcattttaaaaaatataaagttcattttgtcatttaacaaaacagataatctaattaataatttttacaaaacatatgATTCAAAATACTATTTAGCCTTCAACAATTTATCAAgatatataaatttgaattattatttatttttgcataGGTTCTATTCTgtgtattatattatttatttttcatttatatattcAAGGAATACATCATTAATATTATTTCTAACAAAGCTTTCACGAGAAGAAAAGGTTGCTGACATCAATGCATATTCCTTTTCCCATGTGTTCGATGAGATTACACGACACCACTCTTAATTAGTGTATTGTACAAAGCCACTTGAAAAATTGaaactattttttcattttcattaatttttttgaagttGATGGTGGGACTAGTCTTTCTCATGACCATGTTTTTGTCTACAAAAAATGacaaacaaattaattaaaacttttttttcatGCAAAATTCGATGAATGTATTCAACCCATTATAGTATAGAGAAATGGTAAGGGCATTGTTACTTATTAATTAGCTTAGTATTTTGGTGACGTgcaatattattattggtatcacttgaggctagctcaagtggccataagTGATTGtgtgtgttggaggtcctgAATCCGAGTCCCAAATAAAaggttgtaatatataaacgtttaaataaaaaaatatatatatattattattggtataaattaatattaaattttatttattttattttaataaaaattataaaaaaaaatatcattaagTGTTACCTCATgatagtgttgtaccacatccCAGTTAGTCAGTGAGGGATCTACTTGTTGGCTAGAGGGCCTCTAGCCAATCCAATTATTTTAAGGGctatttagaaagaaaaaaaaaacttcacatTGATACTAAATATTAAAGccaaaaaagttttttttttttaatggattACCCATTTCATAGAGGTATTACAAAGTGTAAgtgaaatatttttgtaaaataatttaaaatagcaAAAGTACATTTTCTTTGGCCTTACTAGATAGATACAAAACAACTCGTATAGATTTAGAGGATTGAGGTTAAAGCAATTATAAATTAGCTCTGTTCTATTTATCCTTCAACTCCttctcaaataatttttttattattttaatatttatatttgtttgtatttttaattagttgaatgtctttttttaaaaaaaaaaaaaaaattatttatttatttaataaatttattttaaaaatggtaaaaatttaatttttgtaaaaaaaaaaaaaaaagattttattacaaatattataatcaaatagtttgacttttaaaaataattataataggaactcaaatataaaaataaaagtatttataaatattaattattaa includes:
- the LOC115698798 gene encoding 2-oxoglutarate-dependent dioxygenase DAO, which translates into the protein MENNDEVINIVMEESDNSKSNIPVIDMREFEDLLDSEKAYQKLREACEEWGCFRIINHGIPTPLMSEMKTVVRSLLDLPEEIKQRNTDVVTGSGYMAPSLMNPLYEGLGLYDFGSLEALNSFFDQLDASSYQRDVIEKYAKGVHEMAMDMGRKLAKSLGVKKIDPLKEWVCQFRINKYNFSPESVGSSGVQLHTDSGFLTVLQEDENVSGLEIMNKNGDFVPIEPCPGTLLLNLGDVAKAWSNGRFCNVKHRVQCKEASIRVSIASFLLGPKNGTVEIPQELVDDEHPCLYKPFIYEEYRSLRLSEKLHTGEALQFIETHNIA